A stretch of the Lactuca sativa cultivar Salinas chromosome 9, Lsat_Salinas_v11, whole genome shotgun sequence genome encodes the following:
- the LOC128128451 gene encoding uncharacterized protein LOC128128451, with protein sequence MEDYVNNPANMHDFSLMNTKAFANLKGSGGNIWEVFEVLDDARRAIFRNTVFGYFIDVPRLQGDALLFHKMFLHQIRPDPVLSPDGIKRLYFRVGNTKMVYGPEEFCLITGFNYGEYPKNIGRKGSEKLISSKKRCLLRERLFPDHTNSSVKIGDLKSLILNQTFLALDDLDAVRVCLIYILCEGFLGKEVNDRVPQDWFYLAENLDLWNSFAWGSYLWDFTYVDLEDTWNKIHHYLSLPERGQTLKYSVSGFTAPIRV encoded by the exons atggaggattatgtcaacaatcccgcaaatatg catgattttagtttaatgaatacgaaagcctttgcgaacctaaaaggctctggcggtaacatatgggaagtctttgaagttttagatgatgCCCGACGTGCTATTTTCAGAAATACCGTCTTTGGCTATTTTATTgatgtccctcgtttacaaggggacgctttattgtttcataaaatgttccttcatcagatccggccggaccctgttttatctccagatggaataaaacgtttatattttcgagtaggcaataccaaaatggtttatgggccggaagagttttgtttgattaccggcttcaattatggggagtatccaaaaaacattgggagaaaagggtcggaaaaattaataagcagtaaaaaaagatgtttactgcgtgaacggctatttccggaccatactaatagttcggtgaaaatcggcgacctgaaaagtttaattttaaatcaaacattcctagcacttgacgaccttgatgcagttagagtatgtttgatatacattttgtgtgaaggttttttgggcaaagaagttaacgatcgggtgccacaagattggttttatttggctgagaatttggatctctggaatag cttcgcttggggtagctatctatgggattttacttatgttgaccttgaGGATACGTGGAATAAGATACATCATTATTTATCACTTCCTGAGcgtggtcaaactttaaagtattccgtctcaggatttacggctccaattagggtataa